A window from Citrus sinensis cultivar Valencia sweet orange chromosome 5, DVS_A1.0, whole genome shotgun sequence encodes these proteins:
- the LOC102610464 gene encoding protein EDS1-like has product MASERLGEVISMKEEVIKKACSIAMKAHELPEKQLYLVEKNRGSSDVIFGFPGSWFISDWFSRSPFGEKKIDPHPPQFASLRSIGNDQVATVNEAFLTRFQAILPQLQNEVGKAVAERKQIVFTGHSSAGPIAVLMTVWFLENLEKFIKSDPSTSRMPPICVTFGSPLVGDFIFNHALRRESWSLYFIHFVMRYDIVPRVLLAPLSSLEPELKIILHFLNPKHTTPMPEPTEEASALYVTVMRNASSVGSHAACHLMGNTNKLSDTLLSFIELSPYRPFGTYVFCTGDRELVVVKNPDTVLQILFYSSQLSSEVEGPEIALRSVKDHLNYQSELQNLETKGVAHLDNLQGLPLSSNVGAAGLGLVLNNLGLTTRARLCLCAAGELEEQKWRNQEKINKKKIDIERGLLALEGYKTRCEAGRVSYYDAFKLSKDTDDFNANVKRLELAGIFDKIKEMLKRYELPDEFEGHREWIDIGTRYRRIAEPLDIANYYRHLKNEDTGPYLIKGRPKRYRYTQRWLEYALKISAGSSGESCFWAEVEELCLRTINMGLFEDVKAHILSLEKQVDKWVQDRELGDDIFFEDSTFVKWWKTLPQLHRSGSCIAKFINN; this is encoded by the exons ATGGCAAGTGAAAGACTTGGAGAGGTGATAAGCATGAAAGAAGAGGTGATCAAGAAAGCATGCTCGATAGCCATGAAGGCACACGAGTTGCCGGAGAAGCAGCTGTATCTCGTTGAAAAGAATCGGGGCTCATCAGATGTCATTTTCGGCTTTCCAGGTTCTTGGTTTATCAGTGATTGGTTTAGTCGAAGCCCCTTTGGCGAAAAAAAGATCGATCCACATCCACCTCAGTTCGCTTCTCTTCGAAGTATAGGCAATGATCAAGTTGCAACTGTCAATGAAGCTTTTCTTACTAGATTTCAAGCAATTCTGCCTCAGCTACAAAACGAG GTGGGGAAAGCTGTGGCAGAGAGAAAGCAAATAGTGTTTACAGGGCATTCCTCAGCTGGTCCAATTGCCGTTTTAATGACAGTTTGGTTCCtggaaaatttggaaaaattcaTAAAGTCAGACCCCAGCACCAGCCGAATGCCACCTATATGCGTCACTTTTGGATCACCTCTTGTTGGTGATTTCATATTTAACCACGCTTTGAGGCGAGAAAGTTGGTCTCTCTACTTCATTCATTTCGTAATGAGGTATGACATCGTCCCTCGGGTTTTGCTAGCTCCTCTCTCTTCCCTTGAGCCAGAACTGAAAATTATCCTCCATTTCTTGAACCCAAAACATACAACTCCCATGCCAGAACCAACTGAAGAAGCTTCAGCTCTCTATGTGACGGTGATGAGGAATGCATCATCTGTGGGAAGCCATGCGGCCTGTCATCTCATGGGAAACACAAACAAGTTGTCTGATACTTTGTTGAGTTTCATTGAGCTGAGCCCCTATCGACCCTTTGGAACTTATGTCTTCTGCACAGGAGATAGGGAACTGGTAGTAGTGAAAAACCCTGATACCGTTCTGCAGATATTGTTCTATTCTTCTCAGTTGAGCTCTGAAGTAGAAGGTCCAGAGATTGCTCTCAGAAGCGTAAAGGACCACCTTAATTACCAAAGCGAACTGCAGAACTTAGAGACAAAAGGTGTCGCTCATTTAGACAATTTGCAAGGGCTTCCATTGTCTTCCAATGTTGGTGCCGCTGGCCTTGGCCTGGTCCTGAATAACCTTGGCCTG ACCACCAGAGCCAGACTCTGCCTTTGTGCTGCTGGAGAATTAGAGGAGCAAAAATGGAGAAACCAGgaaaagattaataaaaagaagataGATATAGAGAGAGGACTACTAGCACTTGAAGGGTACAAAACCAGGTGCGAGGCTGGCAGAGTCAGCTATTATGATGCATTCAAGCTTTCAAAGGACACTGATGATTTCAATGCAAATGTTAAGAGGCTTGAGTTGGCTGGTATTTTTGATAAGATTAAGGAAATGTTGAAAAGGTATGAACTTCCTGATGAGTTTGAAGGCCATAGAGAGTGGATAGACATCGGAACAAGGTACCGCCGCATTGCTGAACCTCTAGATATTGCTAATTACTATCGACACCTAAAAAATGAAGACACAGGTCCCTATCTGATAAAGGGCAGACCAAAACGATACAGATACACTCAGAGGTGGCTCGAATATGCCCTGAAGATATCGGCAGGATCCAGCGGGGAATCATGTTTCTGGGCAGAGGTTGAGGAGCTCTGCCTCAGAACTATTAATATGGGGCTGTTTGAAGATGTCAAAGCACATATACTGTCCCTGGAGAAGCAGGTAGATAAATGGGTTCAGGATAGGGAGTTAGGTGATGATATATTCTTTGAGGATTCGACCTTCGTCAAGTGGTGGAAAACACTCCCTCAGCTACATAGATCAGGATCATGCATTGCAAAATTCatcaataactaa